A portion of the Malania oleifera isolate guangnan ecotype guangnan chromosome 3, ASM2987363v1, whole genome shotgun sequence genome contains these proteins:
- the LOC131151682 gene encoding ATP-citrate synthase alpha chain protein 2-like, with translation MARKKIREYDSKRLLREHLKRIAGIQLQIYSAQVTESTDFTELTNKETWLSSTRLVVKPDMLFGKRGKSGLVTLNLDLAQVAEFVKGRFGVEVEVGGCRAPITTFIVEPFVPHDQEYYLSIVSERLGCTICFSECGGIEIEDNWDKVKTIFLPTEKPMAAEVCAPLIATLPLEVRDKIGDFIKGVFAVFQDLDFSFLELNPFTLVNGEPYPLDMRGELDDTAAFKNFKKWGNIEFPLPFGRVLSSTESFVHSLDEKTSASLKFTVLNPKGRIWTMVAGGGASVIYADTVGDLGYASELGNYAEYSGAPNEEEVLQYARVVIDCATANPDGRKRVLLIGGGIANFTDVAATFNGIIRALREKESKLKAARMHIYVRRGGPNYQTGLARIHALGEELGIPLEVYGPEATMTGICKQAIDCIMSEA, from the exons ATGGCGAGGAAGAAGATCAGAGAATACGATTCCAAGAGGCTTCTCAGGGAACACCTCAAGAGAATCGCCGGAATCCAGCTACAGATCTATTCTGCCCAG GTGACAGAATCAACAGATTTCACTGAACTAACAAACAAGGAAACATGGCTATCATCCACGAGATTGGTGGTAAAGCCAGATATGTTGTTTGGGAAGCGTGGGAAAAGTGGCCTTGTAACTCTGAATTTAGATTTGGCTCAAGTTGCTGAATTTGTGAAAGGACGTTTTGGTGTAGAG GTTGAGGTGGGTGGTTGCAGAGCACCTATCACCACATTTATAGTTGAACCATTCGTCCCCCATGACCAAGAATATTATCTTTCCATTGTATCTGAAAGGCTTGGTTGCACCATATGCTTTTCAGAATGTGGAGGTATTGAAATTGAAGATAATTGGGACAAG GTTAAAACCATATTTCTTCCAACTGAGAAGCCAATGGCAGCTGAGGTGTGTGCTCCATTGATCGCCACACTTCCTTTAGAG GTTCGCGATAAGATTGGGGACTTTATAAAGGGCGTCTTTGCTGTTTTCCAGG ATCTGGATTTCAGTTTTCTGGAGTTGAATCCATTTACACTGGTTAATGGGGAGCCATATCCATTAGATATGAGGGGGGAGTTGGATGACACAGCTGCTTTCAAGAACTTTAAGAA GTGGGGCAATATAGAGTTTCCATTGCCTTTTGGTCGAGTTCTAAGCTCCACAGAAAGCTTTGTCCATTCTTTGGATGAAAAG ACAAGTGCATCCTTGAAATTCACCGTCCTGAACCCCAAAGGACGCATCTGGACGATGGTAGCTGGAGGCGGTGCAAGTGTTATTTATGCTGATACT GTTGGGGATCTTGGTTATGCATCAGAACTCGGGAACTATGCAGAGTATAGCGGAGCTCCAAATGAGGAGGAGGTGTTGCAATATGCTAGGGTGGTTATTGAC TGTGCTACTGCAAACCCTGATGGCCGTAAAAGGGTCCTTCTCATTGGAGGGGGCATAGCTAACTTCACTGATGTTGCTGCTACATTTAATGGAATTATCAGGGCCTTAAGGGAGAAG GAATCGAAGCTAAAAGCTGCAAGAATGCATATTTATGTGAGAAGGGGTGGTCCAAATTATCAGACTGGTTTGGCCAGGATACATGCTCTGGGAGAGGAACTTGGCATTCCTCTTGAG GTTTACGGGCCAGAAGCAACAATGACTGGAATTTGCAAACAAGCAATTGACTGTATTATGTCCGAGGCATAA
- the LOC131151680 gene encoding protein GFS12, whose translation MEEEEEDRRCFDCLQRQIAANYSDKLIFSYGITDSALPFGTSAVVQMPNTSGEVSAEFVLIYRGSREKDCLTKYIDEFQGEVCAGNLSDETRSHSSRDESECSSNGSKKVSIDGLGYEDSTCGCNYSGFFSCLRTTTALAPVAYVGTCSYSNFEELAANFLSGSLEDHILCSLSLLIEGKAAGRDGVNFLNLIGIPAFSENNLPGCLRHPNIVPVLGMLKSSGCINVVFPRSPFTLESVLFYSPGALKSEWHIKFLIYQLLSALSYIHGLGVAHGYVCPSNVMLSNSCWLWLRTFDKPQSRIKDLKIGCCTDGCPTHGLYADLKLSSSIDWHSAFNQWWRGELSNFEYLLILNKLAGRRWGDHTFHMVMPWVIDFSSKPDESSEAGWRDLSKSKWRLAKGDEQLDFTYSTSEIPHHVSDECLSELAVCSYKARRLPLSVLRMAVRSVYEPNEYPSNMQRLYQWTPDECIPEFYCDPQIFYSLNAGMTDLAVPSWTSSPEEFIKLHRDALESNRVSSQIHHWIDITFGYKMSGRAAVDAKNVMLPSSEPTVPRSVGRRQLFTQPHPARLGATIKMHDSTDELSMHQSPVNEVICERSLLCGAAFLQKFEDTSAFCEHASHLNALYCDHLKNGKDASGFEEPPSRCFRKSISRTSDSGSSYGVPSDIDLNNFLEHIEVDNETSMGYQDLLVWNQKLACSRSLSEDVAKDMFSVGCVLAELHLRRPLFDSTSLDMYLENGVLPGLMQQLPPHTKVMVEACVKKDWRRRPSAKSLLESPYFPASVRSAYLFLAPLHVLAKDRSRLRYAANFAKQGALKAMGAFAAEMCASYCLPLVVTLLSDAEAELAFILLKEFLKCLKPTSIKTLIIPAIQKILQATGYSHLKVSLLQDSFVRELWKQIGKQAYLETIHPLVISNLYVAPHKSSAAAAAVLLIGSSEELGVPVTVHQTILPLIQCFGRGLCADGIDVLVRIGGLFGENFVVRQILPLLKNVLDSCIDVSYTKKPEPMQNWSALACIDYLMVLDGLVAFLPREVVVKEMLQDQNCLHVTVLMRSDLELPVLQVAATTLIAVCQRIGPELTALHVLPQLKGFFDELAFSQGRANESGSVGRSSRVSKPKVDEEFQIESRMDLVLLLYRSLASILGIERLRQCCATWLLLEQFLLRCHNWKWEHTGETSRSGTESINGKRPVFNKGSTSDYSPAKLLLNGVGWSIPQSQGNRSAKKLMSQKKFSDYQNPVERHVATSSFGKHEPWFWFPSPAASWEGPGFLGRLGGLKDELPWKIRASVIYSVRAHHGAVRSLAVCRDECTVFTAGVGPGFKGTVQKWDLTRINHVSGYYGHEEVVNDICVLSSSGRVASSDGTVHVWNSQTGKLISVFAEPSSDSANLASPLSSASKSNSEQSNMLSSNPLSSGILTSAFDGTLYTCMHLLEFAEKLVVGTGNGSLRFIDIANSQKLHLWRSESFGFHFPSLISSICSCGSDKMKTDGAVAFPSWIAAGLSSGNCRLLDARSGNVIASWRAHDGYVTKLAAPEEHLLVSSSLDRTLRIWDLRRNSPSQPAVFRGHIDSVSGFSMWGQDIISISRNNIGLSSLARSADEDGQHRITPQKLHMSDRRMRNMSVLTSIGIMPFSRLFLVGTEDGHMRICC comes from the exons atggaagaagaagaagaagatcgaCGGTGCTTCGACTGCCTTCAGCGCCAAATCGCCGCCAACTACTCCGACAAGCTCATCTTCTCTTATGGCATCACCGATTCCGCCCTTCCTTTTGGCACTAGCGCCGTCGTACAG ATGCCTAATACCAGCGGGGAGGTTTCGGCTGAGTTCGTGTTGATATATCGAGGGAGTCGTGAGAAAGATTGCTTAACCAAATACAT tGATGAGTTTCAAGGAGAAGTCTGCGCTGGAAATTTGAGTGATGAAACCAGATCACATTCTTCACGGGATGAATCTGAGTGTTCGTCAAATGGTAGTAAGAAAGTGTCCATTGACGGATTAGGATATGAAGATTCTACCTGTGGCTGTAACTATTCTGGTTTTTTCTCTTGCTTAAGGACTACCACTGCTTTGGCCCCCGTTGCTTATGTTGGCACTTGTTCCTACTCTAACTTTGAAGAGCTTGCTGCCAATTTCTTGTCTGGATCTCTGGAAGATCACATATTGTGCTCGCTTAGTCTCCTGATTGAAGGAAAAGCTGCAGGACGGGATGGtgtaaattttcttaatttaattggGATACCAGCATTTAGTGAGAATAACTTACCCGGTTGCCTGAGGCATCCGAATATAGTTCCTGTTCTTGGGATGCTGAAATCATCTGGTTGCATAAATGTAGTGTTTCCAAGAAGCCCATTTACCTTGGAAAGTGTTCTATTTTATAGCCCTGGCGCTTTGAAGTCTGAGTGGCATATAAAATTTCTAATATATCAGCTACTTTCTGCCCTATCTTATATACATGGTCTAGGAGTTGCCCATGGCTATGTGTGCCCATCAAATGTGATGTTGAGCAATTCATGTTGGCTGTGGCTGCGCACTTTTGATAAGCCTCAGTCAAGAATTAAAGACCTGAAAATAGGTTGCTGCACTGATGGTTGTCCTACTCATGGTCTATATGCTGATTTGAAGCTCTCCTCATCCATAGATTGGCATTCTGCTTTTAATCAGTGGTGGAGGGGAGAGCTGAGTAATTTTGAGTATCTGCTTATCTTAAACAAATTAGCTGGGAGAAGGTGGGGAGACCATACATTTCATATGGTTATGCCATGGGTAATAGATTTTAGCTCAAAACCTGATGAGAGTTCTGAAGCAGGATGGCGGGATTTAAGCAAGAGCAAATGGCGGTTGGCAAAAGGTGATGAACAGTTGGACTTCACATACTCAACATCTGAAATCCCACATCATGTATCGGATGAGTGCCTTTCTGAACTGGCTGTCTGCAGTTACAAAGCTAGGAGGTTACCTTTGAGTGTTCTGCGCATGGCTGTTCGTTCAGTCTATGAGCCTAATGAGTACCCTTCAAACATGCAAAGACTTTACCAATGGACTCCTGATGAGTGCATCCCGGAGTTCTACTGTGACCCTCAAATCTTTTACTCACTAAATGCTGGTATGACAGATTTGGCAGTACCTTCATGGACAAGTAGTCCTGAGGAGTTCATCAAACTGCATCGAGACGCCTTAGAAAGCAATCGAGTCTCATCCCAAATCCATCATTGGATTGATATCACTTTTGGGTACAAAATGTCAGGTCGGGCAGCTGTTGATGCCAAGAATGTCATGTTGCCTTCTTCAGAGCCAACCGTGCCAAGGTCTGTGGGCCGTCGTCAGCTCTTCACTCAACCACACCCTGCTCGCTTAGGTGCTACCATAAAAATGCATGATAGCACCGATGAATTATCCATGCATCAAAGCCCAGTGAATGAAGTAATTTGTGAAAGATCCCTCCTTTGTGGAGCTGCTTTTTTGCAAAAATTCGAAGATACGTCTGCATTTTGTGAACATGCTTCACATTTGAATGCCCTGTACTGTGATCATCTGAAAAATGGCAAGGACGCGTCTGGTTTTGAAGAGCCGCCAAGTCGGTGTTTTAGGAAAAGTATATCTAGAACATCCGACAGTGGCAGTAGTTATGGGGTGCCATCTGATATTGATTTAAATAATTTTCTAGAGCATATTGAGGTGGATAATGAAACATCCATGGGATATCAAGATTTGTTGGTTTGGAATCAGAAATTAGCTTGTTCGAGGTCTCTTTCTGAAGACGTTGCCAAGGACATGTTTTCTGTTGGTTGTGTTTTAGCAGAACTTCATTTGAGGAGGCCCCTTTTTGATTCAACCTCATTGGACATGTACCTAGAGAATGGTGTCTTACCTGGATTGATGCAGCAACTTCCCCCTCACACTAAAGTCATGGTTGAAGCTTGTGTTAAAAAGGATTGGAGGAG GAGGCCTTCTGCCAAAAGTCTTTTGGAATCCCCATATTTTCCGGCCTCTGTCAGGTCGGCATACTTGTTTCTTGCCCCACTTCATGTTTTAGCTAAGGATAGGTCACGTCTTCGTTATGCTGCAAATTTTGCAAAACAAGGGGCTTTGAAAGCAATGGGAGCATTTGCAGCTGAAATGTGTGCTTCTTATTGCTTGCCGCTTGTGGTGACTCTTTTATCAGATGCTGAAGCCGAGTTGGCTTTCATATTgctgaaagaatttttaaaatgtttgaaaCCAACATCAATAAAAACATTGATCATCCCTGCCATCCAGAAGATTTTACAG GCTACAGGTTATTCACATTTGAAGGTCTCTCTTCTCCAAGACTCGTTTGTGCGGGAGTTATGGAAACAGATTGGTAAACAAGCTTATCTGGAAACAATACATCCTCTGGTCATCTCGAACTTGTATGTTGCTCCTCATAAGAGTTCTGCTGCTGCTGCCGCAGTGCTGCTTATTGGTTCTAGTGAAGAGCTTGGTGTCCCTGTTACAGTTCATCAG ACAATCTTGCCTCTAATTCAATGTTTCGGGAGAGGACTTTGTGCTGATGGAATTGATGTGCTGGTTAGAATTG GTGGTCTTTTTGGGGAGAACTTTGTTGTTAGACAGATTCTACCACTTCTGAAAAATGTTCTTGACTCCTGTATTGATGTTTCATATACGAAAAAGCCTGAGCCTATGCAGAACTGGAGTGCTCTAGCTTGTATTGATTATTTAATGGTGTTAGATGGTCTGGTTGCATTCTTGCCGAGGGAGGTAGTTGTGAAGGAGATGCTTCAA GACCAAAATTGCCTGCATGTTACAGTTCTCATGCGTTCCGATTTGGAATTGCCAGTGCTTCAG GTTGCTGCTACAACTCTCATTGCAGTTTGTCAGCGTATTGGGCCTGAATTAACAGCATTGCATGTCTTGCCTCAGCTGAAAGGGTTCTTTGATGAGCTTGCTTTCTCCCAAGGCAGGGCAAATGAGTCTGGTTCCGTTGGCAGAAGCTCCAGGGTTTCTAAGCCTAAAGTAGATGAGGAATTTCAAATTGAGAGCCGCATGGACCTTGT GTTGCTTCTGTATCGTTCTCTTGCATCAATCCTTGGGATAGAGCGACTTCGTCAATGTTGTGCCACATGGTTGCTTCTTGAACAGTTCCTTTTACGGTGTCATAACTGGAAA TGGGAACATACAGGAGAAACGTCTCGAAGTGGTACAGAAAGTATAAATGGAAAGAGGCCTGTTTTCAACAAGGGCTCAACATCTGATTATAGTCCTGCTAAATTGTTGCTCAATGGGGTTGGTTGGTCAATACCCCAATCACAAGGAAATAGAAGTGCCAAAAAGTTGATGTCTCAGAAGAAATTTTCTGACTACCAGAATCCAGTTGAAAGGCATGTTGCAACCTCAAGTTTTGGGAAACATGAACCCTGGTTTTGGTTCCCCAGTCCAGCTGCTAGCTGGGAAGGGCCTGGTTTTCTTGGACGTTTGGGTGGTCTAAAAGATGAACTTCCCTGGAAGATCAGAGCATCTGTTATTTATTCTGTCCGTGCACATCATGGAGCTGTAAGATCCCTAGCTGTTTGCCGAGATGAGTGCACAGTGTTCACTGCAGGAGTTGGTCCAGGATTTAAAGGAACTGTTCAGAAGTGGGATTTGACAAGAATTAATCATGTATCTGGCTATTATGGCCATGAAGAG GTGGTGAATGACATTTGTGTCCTGTCATCCAGTGGAAGAGTAGCTTCCTCTGATGGAACAGTGCATGTTTGGAACAGTCAAACAGGGAAGCTGATATCAGTGTTTGCTGAACCATCCTCAGATTCTGCAAATCTTGCAAGCCCTCTATCTTCTGCATCAAAGAGTAATTCTGAGCAGTCCAATATGCTGAGTTCCAATCCATTATCAAGTGGAATATTGACTAGTGCATTTGATGGGACCTTATACACTTGTATGCATCTGCTAGAATTTGCTGAGAAACTAGTAGTTGGCACTGGAAATGGGTCTCTGag ATTTATTGACATTGCCAACAGTCaaaagcttcatctttggaggagTGAATCTTTTGGGTTCCACTTTCCTTCTCTCATCTCTTCCATATGTTCATGTGGATCTGACAAAATGAAGACTGATGGAGCAGTGGCTTTCCCATCTTGGATTGCTGCTGGACTAAGTTCTGGTAATTGCAGGTTGCTTGATGCAAGGAGTGGCAATGTCATTGCCTCTTGGCGTGCTCATGATGGATACGTGACAAAG TTGGCAGCACCTGAGGAACATTTGCTTGTGTCCAGCTCTCTTGACAGGACTTTACGTATTTGGGACTTGAGAAG gaATTCACCATCACAACCTGCTGTTTTCAGAGGCCATATAGATAGTGTATCTGGGTTCTCTATGTGGGGCCAAGATATTATTTCAATTTCCAGAAATAATATTGGACTTTCCTCTTTGGCTAGATCTGCAGATGAA